A stretch of Clostridium formicaceticum DNA encodes these proteins:
- the istA gene encoding IS21 family transposase — MISLVEKQEIILSHFREGKSQWEIHRRTGIDRKTIRKYIREYEKKKRDLLNSQEEDKELITDIISAPKYDSSNRIRRKLTDEIIERIHFFLKENEIKKATGRSKQQKKKIDIYEALIEEGYDISYPTVCTYIRENCKQTKEAYIRQEYHLGEICEFDWGYVNLIIDGKPKTLQMAAFTSAKGNYRYARLYHNQRMEHFLDVHVKFFNQIEGVYQTVVYDNMKVAVKRFVSKTEKEPTEDLLKLSLYYGFRYRFCNTCSGNEKGHVERSIEYIRRKVFGKRDTFKNLDEANEYLQEVLVKLNNRITEYNDGKSPRDVLEEEKPYLLELMPSYDTARTAELRVNKYSVISIDENKYSVPDDLVGKFVFVKIYPETIFVYHQNKLIAQHNRNYGVHTWNIKIEHYIKTIKKKPGSLHSSTAMRQMNPTLQTIYNKYYTENPKDFIDLLELIGQKGLEKVENIIKDLEKLSPIGVNTEKIKMLCNRNEDEGKVINRERTTQIEEQSKLILSHYGNLLKGSCVAFKKEAKII, encoded by the coding sequence ATGATCAGTTTAGTGGAAAAACAAGAAATAATTCTATCACATTTCAGGGAGGGAAAGTCCCAGTGGGAGATTCATAGGAGAACTGGAATTGATAGAAAAACCATAAGAAAATATATTAGGGAGTATGAAAAGAAAAAAAGAGATTTACTCAACTCTCAGGAGGAAGATAAGGAACTAATAACAGATATTATCTCAGCACCAAAGTATGATAGCAGCAATAGGATTAGAAGAAAGCTAACAGATGAGATAATAGAGAGGATTCACTTTTTCCTCAAGGAAAATGAGATAAAGAAAGCTACAGGAAGGAGTAAACAACAGAAGAAAAAGATTGATATTTATGAAGCTCTAATTGAAGAAGGTTATGATATAAGCTATCCAACAGTATGTACCTACATCAGGGAGAATTGTAAGCAAACCAAAGAAGCCTACATAAGACAAGAGTATCATCTAGGGGAAATATGTGAATTTGATTGGGGTTATGTGAATCTTATCATAGATGGCAAGCCTAAGACTCTGCAAATGGCAGCCTTCACCAGTGCTAAAGGCAACTATCGTTATGCTAGGTTGTATCATAACCAAAGGATGGAGCACTTTCTAGATGTCCATGTGAAGTTTTTTAACCAAATTGAAGGGGTTTATCAAACAGTAGTTTATGACAATATGAAGGTAGCTGTAAAAAGGTTTGTCAGTAAAACAGAAAAGGAACCTACAGAAGATCTTTTGAAGTTATCCTTGTATTACGGGTTTAGATATAGATTTTGCAATACCTGTAGCGGCAATGAAAAAGGTCATGTGGAAAGAAGTATCGAGTACATAAGGAGAAAGGTTTTTGGCAAAAGAGATACCTTTAAAAACCTTGATGAAGCCAATGAATATCTTCAAGAAGTATTAGTTAAACTGAATAACCGCATAACAGAGTACAACGATGGTAAAAGTCCTAGAGATGTCCTTGAGGAAGAGAAACCATATCTTCTTGAATTAATGCCTAGTTATGATACCGCTAGAACGGCAGAGCTTAGAGTCAATAAATATTCTGTCATAAGCATTGATGAAAACAAATACTCTGTTCCCGATGATCTAGTAGGTAAGTTCGTCTTTGTAAAAATATATCCAGAAACAATCTTTGTCTACCATCAAAATAAGCTCATAGCTCAGCATAACAGAAACTATGGTGTTCACACTTGGAATATTAAGATAGAGCATTACATAAAAACCATAAAAAAGAAGCCTGGGTCACTTCATTCCAGCACAGCCATGCGACAAATGAACCCCACGCTTCAAACCATATACAATAAATATTATACCGAAAATCCTAAGGATTTCATAGACCTTCTTGAATTAATTGGTCAAAAAGGATTAGAAAAAGTTGAGAATATCATTAAAGATTTGGAAAAGCTCAGTCCCATAGGAGTTAATACAGAGAAGATAAAAATGCTTTGTAACAGAAATGAAGACGAAGGAAAAGTCATTAATCGCGAAAGGACTACTCAAATAGAAGAACAATCTAAATTAATATTAAGCCATTATGGTAATCTTCTTAAAGGTTCCTGTGTAGCCTTTAAGAAGGAGGCGAAAATCATATGA
- the istB gene encoding IS21-like element helper ATPase IstB — translation MNHKDIYEKIALFSKELKLPYILRHFKEELTEANKDSKTYDTFLYDLLEKEYDLRKDNGRKSRIRSARFPYKKYLEDLIIEDLPEDARNKVKVFSTLEFIETGQNIILAGNPGTGKTHMAIGLGIKACNVGYKVLFTTIPLLVNELKESRSEKNLRAFEKRFEKYDLIIADELGYISFDKEASELLFTYLSLRAGRKSTIITTNLSFERWDEIFKDPVMTAAMIDRLTHKSYIVNMNGNSYRLKETKRWLEEQ, via the coding sequence ATGAACCATAAAGACATCTATGAAAAAATAGCATTGTTTTCTAAAGAACTTAAGCTGCCATATATTCTAAGGCATTTTAAAGAAGAACTTACCGAAGCCAATAAAGACTCTAAAACCTATGACACTTTCCTTTACGATCTTTTAGAAAAAGAATATGACCTTAGAAAAGACAATGGGAGGAAGAGCAGGATTAGAAGTGCAAGATTTCCATATAAAAAATACCTTGAAGATTTAATCATAGAAGATTTGCCAGAAGATGCAAGAAATAAAGTGAAGGTGTTTTCAACCCTTGAATTTATTGAAACGGGTCAAAATATTATCCTTGCAGGTAACCCAGGCACGGGGAAGACCCATATGGCTATTGGTTTGGGCATAAAAGCCTGTAATGTAGGCTATAAAGTCCTATTCACTACCATTCCCCTATTGGTGAATGAATTAAAGGAAAGTAGGTCAGAAAAAAACCTTCGTGCCTTTGAAAAAAGGTTTGAAAAGTATGATTTAATCATAGCCGATGAATTAGGATATATCTCCTTTGATAAGGAGGCTTCCGAGCTACTTTTCACATACTTATCTTTGAGAGCGGGTAGAAAATCAACCATTATCACAACCAATCTTTCCTTTGAAAGGTGGGATGAAATATTTAAAGATCCAGTTATGACAGCAGCTATGATAGATAGATTAACCCATAAATCTTATATAGTAAATATGAATGGTAATTCTTACAGATTAAAAGAAACCAAACGATGGCTTGAGGAACAATAA
- a CDS encoding GIY-YIG nuclease family protein, with protein sequence MEKQKLIGVSGVYAIVVKENGEKVVRYVGSGSNLESRKSNHWSRLRKGTHIKQLQELYDKLGEDKFDLFILDTCNKSSLLELERLHKKIHEDTIWNINEIRDTKKKVRRGLEAVKHREMCRELFSGSKNPNANIDETMAGEILWYKQNTDMKHREIAELYEGVSVNIVSRIGRDRWLHVTPIKPMEATKGVEANE encoded by the coding sequence ATGGAAAAACAAAAATTAATAGGGGTAAGCGGTGTATATGCAATTGTAGTAAAGGAAAATGGTGAGAAAGTTGTTAGATATGTTGGTTCTGGTAGTAACTTAGAAAGTAGAAAGAGCAATCACTGGAGCAGGTTGAGAAAAGGGACTCATATCAAACAACTACAAGAATTATATGATAAATTAGGAGAAGATAAATTTGATTTATTTATCTTAGATACTTGTAATAAGAGTAGCCTACTAGAATTAGAGAGATTGCACAAAAAAATACATGAAGATACGATCTGGAATATAAACGAAATCAGAGATACAAAGAAGAAGGTTAGGCGAGGGTTAGAAGCAGTAAAGCATAGAGAGATGTGCAGAGAATTATTCTCTGGAAGTAAGAATCCTAATGCCAATATAGATGAAACTATGGCAGGAGAAATCCTTTGGTATAAGCAAAATACTGATATGAAACATAGAGAAATTGCTGAATTGTATGAGGGTGTTAGTGTGAATATAGTTAGTAGAATTGGAAGAGACCGATGGTTACATGTTACACCTATTAAACCTATGGAAGCAACGAAAGGAGTAGAGGCAAATGAATAA
- a CDS encoding HNH endonuclease, producing the protein MSLKKVCSKCNKNLIKIDEKYCGDCAENVEREKKQQWQYYDKVKRNQESKVIYQSKEWKKARTMTLIRDNYLCQDCLDSRITYATMVHHITPIVEGGEPYDVNNLVSLCDSCHGDRHSEIDKKM; encoded by the coding sequence GTGTCATTAAAAAAGGTTTGTAGTAAATGTAATAAAAATTTGATTAAAATAGATGAAAAGTATTGTGGTGATTGTGCTGAGAACGTTGAGAGAGAAAAAAAACAACAATGGCAATACTACGATAAGGTTAAGAGAAATCAAGAGTCTAAAGTAATCTATCAATCAAAAGAATGGAAAAAAGCAAGAACAATGACATTGATTAGAGATAATTATTTATGTCAAGATTGTTTAGATAGTAGGATTACATATGCAACTATGGTACATCATATTACGCCTATTGTAGAAGGTGGAGAACCATATGATGTTAATAATTTAGTTAGTCTATGTGATAGTTGCCACGGTGATAGACATAGTGAGATTGATAAGAAGATGTAG
- a CDS encoding phage terminase small subunit P27 family — translation MARPAKSVDTMSKNLTKEEYEARKQMEEKLKGGTDKIKPPTYLNKEAKKIFKYIVSELEVSGILTNLDTYVLASCSVAIDRIQESEKILNDDLFNKDALRVKESYMKEFFRLCNELSLSPQSRAKLANINIQKQDEKEDKLLQVLNGSGGGNN, via the coding sequence ATGGCACGACCAGCAAAGAGTGTTGATACAATGTCAAAAAATCTCACTAAAGAAGAATATGAAGCTAGAAAACAAATGGAAGAAAAATTAAAGGGTGGTACTGATAAAATAAAACCACCTACTTATCTAAATAAAGAAGCGAAAAAAATTTTCAAGTATATTGTAAGTGAGCTAGAAGTCAGCGGAATCTTAACAAATTTAGATACATATGTTTTAGCAAGTTGTTCTGTTGCAATAGATAGAATACAAGAATCAGAAAAAATATTAAATGATGATTTATTCAATAAGGATGCCTTAAGGGTAAAGGAAAGTTATATGAAAGAATTTTTCAGATTGTGTAATGAATTAAGTTTAAGTCCTCAAAGTAGAGCAAAACTTGCAAATATTAATATTCAGAAACAAGATGAAAAAGAAGATAAATTATTACAAGTGCTTAACGGTAGTGGTGGTGGTAATAATTGA
- a CDS encoding terminase large subunit — MILQDLKGYKWAKDVVEGRFIANKWVKLECKRYIDRLETLQNKDNFPCYFDFQEAETIYKLLGLINYATGFYANKPILDHAAGFQMMTWENIFCWFYKELDENGIRKNMIEEIYLEIGRKAGKSFLCAVTELLIMLRSPKFAQHATAGKTRDISALVRNAIVEIIKASPLISKHFKITRDKIECKLNECTTKHLSGEANNINGLLLSSFIVDEVANQEDGSIIGALKLSQMSTKHRLSIYISTQYDIEHNAFNELLDYHKAILQGVDNETINTFGLLFELDEGDDFNDENNWVKSNPLQMAFEDGRNFLRQEYKKGLTIPSAMKEFRIKILNERLSGYSGETYIDFETWKKCQVDRIDLEGAEVVVEVDASLTTDLSAINIMYKENNMYYLISHAFLPENTLPSRREKIDYRQMERQGYCTITKGSIVDYNVLEEYIRNIEIKHKCKIRYIATDPFNIVATMQKLSEDYDVILLKQSYSVLSPPIKQFRDDVYKGLISYQKNTLLDWNMSNTTTVIGRSSGDILLNKVNKNKSRIDLVVASIFAYSQLYLEENLVDLNKVITDEYLSSLGW; from the coding sequence TTGATACTTCAAGATTTAAAAGGTTACAAATGGGCAAAAGATGTAGTTGAAGGTAGGTTTATTGCTAATAAATGGGTTAAACTTGAATGTAAAAGATATATAGATAGGTTAGAAACATTACAAAATAAAGATAATTTTCCATGCTATTTTGATTTTCAAGAAGCTGAAACAATATATAAATTACTAGGATTAATAAATTATGCAACAGGATTTTATGCTAATAAACCTATATTAGATCATGCAGCAGGATTTCAAATGATGACATGGGAGAATATTTTTTGTTGGTTCTATAAAGAACTAGATGAAAATGGCATAAGAAAAAATATGATAGAAGAAATTTACCTCGAAATCGGAAGAAAAGCAGGTAAATCTTTTTTATGTGCAGTTACAGAACTATTAATAATGCTTAGAAGTCCAAAATTTGCTCAACATGCGACAGCAGGAAAAACAAGAGATATATCTGCATTAGTTAGAAATGCAATTGTCGAAATCATAAAAGCTAGTCCTTTGATTAGTAAACATTTTAAAATAACAAGAGATAAAATTGAATGTAAATTAAATGAATGTACTACAAAACATTTGAGCGGTGAAGCTAATAATATTAATGGTCTATTGCTTAGTAGTTTTATAGTTGATGAAGTTGCTAATCAAGAAGACGGAAGTATTATAGGTGCTTTAAAGCTATCTCAAATGAGTACAAAGCACAGATTAAGTATTTATATATCTACTCAATATGATATAGAACATAATGCTTTTAATGAGCTATTAGATTACCATAAAGCAATTTTACAGGGTGTTGATAATGAAACTATTAATACTTTTGGATTATTGTTTGAACTTGATGAAGGTGATGATTTCAATGATGAAAATAATTGGGTTAAGTCAAATCCTTTACAGATGGCTTTTGAAGATGGTAGAAACTTTTTAAGACAAGAATATAAAAAGGGTTTAACTATACCTTCAGCAATGAAAGAGTTTAGAATTAAGATATTGAATGAAAGACTTAGTGGTTATAGTGGGGAAACCTACATTGATTTTGAAACATGGAAGAAGTGTCAAGTTGATAGGATTGATTTAGAGGGTGCAGAGGTTGTAGTTGAAGTGGATGCAAGTTTAACGACTGACTTGTCAGCCATTAATATCATGTACAAAGAAAATAACATGTATTATTTAATTAGTCATGCTTTTCTGCCTGAAAACACGTTGCCTAGTAGAAGAGAAAAAATTGACTATAGGCAAATGGAGAGACAAGGGTATTGTACTATTACAAAAGGTAGCATAGTTGATTATAATGTGCTTGAAGAATATATAAGAAATATTGAAATAAAGCATAAATGCAAAATAAGATACATTGCTACAGACCCTTTCAATATCGTTGCTACTATGCAAAAGTTAAGCGAAGATTATGATGTAATACTATTAAAGCAAAGTTATAGTGTCTTAAGTCCACCAATCAAACAATTTAGAGATGATGTTTACAAGGGACTTATAAGCTATCAAAAGAATACTTTGCTAGATTGGAATATGAGCAATACAACAACTGTCATTGGAAGATCGAGTGGAGATATTCTATTAAATAAAGTTAATAAAAATAAAAGTAGAATTGACTTAGTAGTAGCTAGTATATTTGCTTACAGTCAATTGTATTTAGAAGAAAATTTAGTGGACTTAAACAAAGTAATAACAGACGAATATTTGTCGAGTTTGGGGTGGTAA
- a CDS encoding phage portal protein, with translation MGFFRRAIEKRSNEVVDINSQEFLKILGIDANSISDDKLKESTYFTCMRIMTDSISKLPLKLYRETDNGTEKASSHALYKLLKLRPNQYMSSSDFWKMVEFQRLHNGHSVVYIDYVTRGRNAGKIKGLYPLNMDNVRIWIDDAGIIGKDNAIYYVYKDKKGNEYKLKHSEVLHFKGLTSDGITGMSVREYLVTTIENAQAGQKYVNNYFKGGLFAKGLLQYTGDISPENMKKMQGRFESMANGIKNAGKILPVPLGFSFNSISNSMADSQFLELNQFSIQNITSAFGVKMHQVNMLERATHNNIEHQMKEFYIDTLQSILTMYEQELNYKLLLSKELENGYFFRFNVDSILRSDIKTRYEAYRIGIQSGFLSINESRNLENLPSVDEGDTLICNGNMIPVKMAGNQYNNASEGGGTDD, from the coding sequence TTGGGATTCTTTAGAAGAGCAATAGAAAAGAGAAGTAATGAAGTAGTAGATATAAATAGTCAAGAGTTCTTAAAGATATTAGGGATAGATGCTAATAGTATAAGTGATGATAAGCTGAAAGAATCAACTTATTTCACTTGTATGAGAATCATGACGGATAGTATAAGTAAGCTACCTTTAAAACTCTACAGAGAAACTGACAACGGTACTGAAAAGGCTTCGAGTCATGCTTTATATAAATTATTAAAGTTAAGACCGAATCAATATATGTCTAGTAGCGATTTCTGGAAGATGGTAGAATTTCAAAGGTTACATAATGGTCATTCCGTGGTGTATATCGACTATGTTACTAGAGGTAGAAATGCAGGTAAAATCAAAGGGTTATATCCTTTGAATATGGATAATGTAAGAATCTGGATTGATGACGCTGGAATTATAGGTAAAGATAATGCTATTTATTATGTCTATAAAGATAAAAAAGGTAATGAATACAAACTAAAACATTCTGAAGTATTACATTTTAAAGGGTTAACGTCTGACGGTATTACAGGAATGAGTGTTAGGGAATATTTAGTTACTACTATTGAAAATGCTCAAGCTGGTCAAAAGTATGTAAATAATTACTTTAAGGGTGGTTTATTTGCAAAAGGGTTACTTCAATACACTGGAGATATTAGTCCTGAGAATATGAAGAAAATGCAGGGTCGCTTTGAAAGTATGGCAAATGGAATTAAAAATGCAGGTAAAATACTTCCAGTGCCTTTGGGGTTTAGTTTTAATAGCATTTCTAATAGCATGGCAGATAGTCAATTCTTAGAATTAAATCAATTCTCGATACAAAATATTACGTCGGCATTTGGTGTTAAAATGCACCAAGTAAATATGCTTGAAAGAGCTACACATAATAATATTGAACATCAAATGAAAGAATTTTATATTGATACTTTGCAGTCTATATTGACGATGTATGAACAAGAACTTAATTATAAACTACTTCTATCAAAAGAATTAGAAAATGGTTATTTCTTCAGGTTTAATGTTGACTCTATACTTAGAAGTGACATCAAAACAAGATATGAAGCTTATAGAATTGGTATACAAAGCGGATTTTTATCCATCAATGAATCAAGAAATTTAGAAAATCTACCTTCCGTTGATGAGGGTGACACGTTGATTTGTAATGGTAATATGATACCTGTTAAAATGGCAGGAAATCAGTACAATAACGCATCGGAGGGAGGTGGAACAGATGACTAG
- a CDS encoding HK97 family phage prohead protease yields the protein MTREKEIRQLFSSFEVRTNEETNEELLEGYALKFESWSENFGDWREIISSTALEKTNLSDVRALINHDSNYILARNTAGNLSLEVDSIGLRFKMKPAKTTYYRDLLENIKAGNINQCSFGFWLRWDNSNCEEWSYNEDLKLYERRINDIETITEISILSTPAYKSTEVVMARGLNEYKSELQRQLNKRKLAIELEL from the coding sequence ATGACTAGAGAAAAAGAGATTAGACAGTTATTTTCTAGTTTTGAAGTAAGGACAAATGAAGAAACTAATGAGGAATTGCTAGAAGGTTATGCTTTAAAATTTGAATCTTGGTCTGAGAATTTTGGTGATTGGAGAGAAATTATATCTAGTACAGCACTAGAAAAAACTAATTTGTCTGATGTTAGAGCATTAATAAATCATGATTCTAATTATATACTTGCAAGAAATACGGCAGGCAATTTATCTTTAGAAGTTGATAGTATTGGTTTAAGATTTAAAATGAAACCTGCAAAAACTACTTATTATAGAGATTTATTAGAAAATATTAAAGCAGGTAATATAAATCAATGTAGCTTTGGATTTTGGTTGAGATGGGATAATTCTAACTGTGAAGAATGGTCTTATAATGAGGATTTGAAGTTATATGAAAGGCGAATAAACGATATAGAAACAATTACAGAAATATCCATATTAAGCACTCCTGCATATAAATCTACCGAGGTAGTGATGGCAAGAGGATTAAATGAGTATAAGAGTGAGTTACAAAGGCAATTAAATAAACGTAAATTAGCGATTGAACTAGAGTTGTAA
- a CDS encoding phage major capsid protein, whose product MTKEMREMLEQLNTMKAEVRTMLNDNKVEDAEAKMVEVRTLEKKIELQKQLDEQEERDAEEKIEKREEEKNMETRTNQGEIEVRAFIKALAGKTLTEEERALVSSNTTDGGGLLVPKDIQTKINELKRQYKSAKDLVGFYPTSTNSGSVVYEDLSSLTDLADMTEMEDLDDTDKPKFKSAPYAVKDYGAILPVSNTLLQDEKADLMGYIGKWFGKKAVRTENKKIFAKLKEGKTAKVVTDWKVLKKLINKDIDPIIAESAIIITNQDGFDMLDSALDTTGRPVLQPDPTNPTVKRFMGKVVHVFSNAELPTVTTKAPIFVGAMEEAVKFVDREVYEIKASSEAMFTKNATAVRCIERFDVLKTDADAYFYGEITVA is encoded by the coding sequence ATGACTAAAGAAATGAGAGAAATGTTGGAACAGTTAAATACAATGAAGGCTGAAGTTAGAACAATGCTAAACGACAACAAGGTTGAAGATGCGGAAGCAAAAATGGTTGAAGTTAGAACTTTAGAAAAGAAAATTGAATTACAAAAACAATTAGATGAACAAGAAGAAAGAGATGCAGAAGAAAAAATCGAGAAAAGAGAGGAAGAAAAAAATATGGAAACTAGAACAAATCAGGGTGAGATCGAAGTAAGAGCATTTATTAAAGCATTAGCAGGTAAGACATTAACAGAAGAAGAAAGAGCACTGGTTTCTAGCAACACAACTGATGGTGGTGGATTGTTAGTACCTAAAGATATTCAAACTAAAATTAACGAACTGAAAAGACAATATAAGTCTGCAAAGGATTTAGTGGGTTTCTACCCTACTAGTACAAATAGTGGTTCTGTGGTGTACGAAGACTTATCTTCTTTAACTGATTTAGCTGACATGACAGAAATGGAAGACTTAGATGATACAGATAAACCAAAATTCAAAAGTGCTCCATATGCGGTAAAAGATTATGGTGCAATTTTACCAGTATCCAATACATTGCTTCAAGATGAAAAAGCTGACTTGATGGGTTATATCGGAAAATGGTTTGGAAAGAAAGCTGTTAGAACCGAGAATAAGAAAATATTTGCAAAATTAAAAGAAGGTAAGACTGCAAAAGTTGTAACAGATTGGAAGGTATTAAAGAAATTAATTAACAAAGATATTGATCCAATAATTGCTGAATCCGCGATTATTATTACAAATCAAGACGGTTTTGATATGCTTGATTCAGCGCTAGACACTACAGGAAGACCTGTACTACAACCAGACCCAACAAATCCTACAGTAAAAAGATTTATGGGTAAGGTTGTACATGTATTTAGTAATGCTGAATTACCAACGGTTACAACTAAGGCTCCAATTTTTGTTGGTGCAATGGAAGAGGCTGTTAAGTTTGTAGATAGAGAAGTATATGAAATTAAAGCATCCTCTGAAGCAATGTTTACAAAGAATGCGACTGCTGTTCGTTGTATTGAAAGATTTGATGTATTAAAAACTGATGCAGATGCTTATTTCTATGGTGAAATTACAGTAGCTTAA
- a CDS encoding head-tail connector protein, with product MILTLEEVKQFLKLDDFDDEDAFIYTLISVAEQYLKNATGKDFDKKNEMAKLFCKVLISDWYENRTYIHEGKITERVRFTVQTILTQLQYCEGDE from the coding sequence TTGATTTTAACATTAGAAGAAGTGAAGCAATTTTTAAAGCTTGATGATTTTGATGATGAAGACGCTTTTATATACACATTGATAAGTGTTGCTGAACAATACTTAAAAAATGCAACAGGTAAAGATTTTGACAAAAAAAACGAAATGGCAAAGTTATTTTGCAAAGTCTTAATATCTGATTGGTATGAAAATAGAACGTATATACACGAAGGTAAAATAACTGAAAGAGTAAGGTTTACGGTTCAAACTATACTAACACAGTTGCAGTATTGTGAAGGTGATGAGTGA
- a CDS encoding phage head closure protein, giving the protein MNVGKLNKRIKFLKFEKVQDGAGGFLDNWETEEGWKEIASVWANIRPLKGREFEQAQQGQAEVTHKVIIRYRKDIDKSMIIKLNNRRFDISYIMNIDEENKYLELQCLESI; this is encoded by the coding sequence ATGAATGTAGGCAAATTAAACAAACGTATTAAGTTTTTGAAGTTTGAGAAGGTACAAGATGGTGCTGGAGGTTTCTTGGATAATTGGGAAACGGAAGAGGGCTGGAAAGAGATTGCTAGTGTGTGGGCTAATATAAGACCACTAAAGGGAAGAGAATTTGAACAAGCACAACAAGGACAAGCAGAAGTTACACACAAAGTAATTATAAGGTATAGAAAAGATATAGATAAATCCATGATTATAAAATTAAATAATCGTAGATTTGACATATCTTACATTATGAATATCGATGAGGAAAACAAGTATTTAGAATTGCAATGTTTGGAGTCGATATAA
- a CDS encoding HK97-gp10 family putative phage morphogenesis protein: MTEIQVEGIEKTIKEMSRYSIEKEKEFDAIVKKYAKETTQKAKSNIAPQSKTGNLKSSIKAKSFKKLGPSATVFPRGKKGAHRHLIEYGTKNRSHKSGKSVGNVTARPFMKPAQESVENNYYTEIKRVVEKVDTI; the protein is encoded by the coding sequence ATGACTGAAATACAAGTTGAAGGCATTGAAAAAACAATAAAAGAAATGTCTAGGTATAGCATTGAAAAAGAAAAAGAATTTGATGCAATTGTTAAAAAGTATGCTAAAGAGACAACACAAAAGGCAAAGTCTAATATTGCACCACAAAGTAAAACAGGAAACTTAAAAAGCTCAATTAAAGCAAAGTCTTTTAAAAAACTGGGTCCGAGTGCCACGGTATTTCCAAGGGGTAAGAAGGGCGCACATAGACATCTAATTGAATATGGTACTAAAAATAGATCACATAAAAGTGGTAAAAGCGTAGGTAATGTAACAGCTAGACCGTTTATGAAACCAGCTCAAGAATCAGTGGAAAATAATTATTATACAGAGATAAAGAGAGTGGTGGAAAAAGTTGATACTATCTAA
- a CDS encoding DUF3168 domain-containing protein: MILSNFQRGMYELLIANKEIDCGVYDFIAEDEDMPFIVIGEDRAIDWNTKTWDGKEITTTIHIWAEKRSISHTKKLLDLIESTLKTDFEKDEYKYEYHSTGTIEVTRETVELVHGIIELTYRIKKEVLK, from the coding sequence TTGATACTATCTAATTTTCAAAGAGGTATGTATGAGTTATTAATTGCAAATAAAGAAATTGATTGTGGGGTATATGACTTTATCGCTGAAGATGAGGATATGCCCTTTATTGTTATTGGCGAAGATCGAGCAATTGATTGGAATACTAAAACTTGGGATGGTAAAGAAATAACAACTACTATACACATATGGGCAGAAAAAAGAAGTATTTCACATACTAAAAAATTGCTCGATTTGATTGAATCTACACTTAAAACAGATTTTGAAAAAGATGAATATAAGTATGAATATCATTCAACTGGAACTATTGAAGTGACAAGGGAGACTGTTGAATTGGTACATGGAATAATCGAGTTAACTTATAGAATAAAGAAAGAGGTGTTGAAATAA
- a CDS encoding phage tail tube protein: protein MAKIDFVVKINDKIIGGQRGATLNRGAETIDTTTKDSQGWQENEISFKNWSIDADGLLIEDDVAYGDLEEAFMSDEKVQVEFVSGTGNKYGGRAIITDFPIESPYDDNATYSVTFLGDGSLSKVGASE, encoded by the coding sequence ATGGCAAAGATAGATTTTGTTGTAAAAATTAATGACAAAATAATTGGTGGACAAAGAGGTGCAACTCTTAACAGAGGTGCAGAAACAATAGACACAACAACAAAGGACTCACAGGGTTGGCAAGAAAATGAAATAAGCTTCAAAAATTGGAGTATTGATGCGGATGGATTATTAATTGAAGATGATGTAGCTTATGGCGACTTAGAAGAAGCATTTATGAGTGATGAGAAGGTACAAGTAGAATTTGTTTCTGGTACTGGAAATAAATATGGCGGCAGAGCAATTATTACTGATTTTCCGATTGAATCCCCATACGATGATAATGCTACTTACAGTGTAACATTTTTGGGCGATGGATCTTTAAGTAAAGTAGGTGCTAGTGAATAA